One part of the Coffea eugenioides isolate CCC68of chromosome 10, Ceug_1.0, whole genome shotgun sequence genome encodes these proteins:
- the LOC113750525 gene encoding RNA-binding protein 42-like yields MSSTSAAAASSSSSTASSQFTYTTGTYFPTPFHLQQPQTYVAAAAAASILQFPAPPPAVPHVYPAPATIPTVYSLPQYQQAQQLFQRDAQTITLEALESVKAALASSEIEHKAETKKKAVPRKTAGQAWKDPTLADWPENDSRLFCGDLGNEVNDDVLSKAFSRFPSFNMARITVYTFLHPFNFSAVFSSSEGLALTSTKA; encoded by the exons ATGTCGTCGACATCGGCTGCTGCAGCTTCTTCTTCATCCTCAACGGCGTCGTCTCAATTCACCTACACTACCGGCACGTACTTTCCGACTCCGTTTCACCTACAACAGCCGCAAACCTATGTGGCTGCTGCCGCTGCCGCTTCAATTCTGCAATTTCCTGCTCCTCCTCCTGCGGTTCCCCACGTTTATCCTGCTCCCGCTACAATCCCTACCGTGTACTCCCTCCCTCAGTATCAACAG GCCCAGCAATTATTTCAGAGGGATGCACAAACAATAACACTTGAAGCGCTAGAGAGTGTGAAAGCTGCGCTTGCAAGTAGTGAGATTGAGCACAAGGCCGAGACTAAGAAGAAAGCAGTACCTCGTAAGACAGCAGGGCAGGCATGGAAGGATCCTACACTTGCAGATTGGCCAGAGA ATGATTCTCGTTTGTTCTGTGGTGATCTTGGTAATGAGGTGAATGATGATGTTCTATCCAAAGCATTTTCAAGATTTCCATCTTTTAACATGGCCAGG ATCACTGTATACACTTTTCTTCATCCCTTCAATTTCTCGGCTGTTTTCTCTTCTTCTGAAGGATTGGCACTAACCTCTACTAAAGCATAG